One genomic segment of Oreochromis aureus strain Israel breed Guangdong linkage group 9, ZZ_aureus, whole genome shotgun sequence includes these proteins:
- the LOC116324988 gene encoding protein adenylyltransferase SelO-like isoform X2: MWSTCTALVFALVAASSFTSVYVLEFCQNISPECHSDDNTASNSQSSLHIVKSKWTLNASSLMHDLNQFRVSCKKLLEALPIDKVDGNFVRTVKNCIFSKSIPTPLKGPLRLAAASKDVIEGILDLDASVTRSGDFLHYASGGRLLPGSVPLAHRYGGHQFGYWAGQLGDGRAHFLGQYSNKKGEVWELQLKGSGKTPYSRSGDGRAVIRSSVREFLCSEAMHFLGVPTSRAASLIVSEEPVLRDQFYNGNVKAERGAVVLRLAKSWFRIGSLEILSQSGEIDLLRKLLNFVIDEHFPFINPDNPEKYLVFFSTVVNETAHLIAQWMSVGFAHGVCNTDNFSLLSITIDYGPFGFMESYNPNFIPNTSDDEGRYSIGAQANIGLFNLEKLLVALIPVLTQTQQKQAKIILKGYANIYQMRVHQIFKAKLGLLGEDEDDNDLIAFLLKMMEDTESDFTMTFRELSEVSAIQLLNRNFTQMWALDDLSHHKHFSDWLNKYLFRLSRQQDDSDLDRQHRMKNVNPRYVLRNWMAESAIRKAERNDFSEVELLHHILSSPFVTQETAEEAGYAARPPQWARRLKVSCSS, encoded by the exons ATGTGGAGCACCTGTACAGCACTAGTCTTTGCTCTGGTGGCAGCATCGAGCTTCACATCTGTGTATGTCCTGGAGTTCTGCCAAAATATAAGTCCTGAGTGTCACAGTGATGACAACACCGCATCAAACAGCCAATCGTCATTGCACATTGTGAAGTCCAAGTGGACCTTGAATGCTTCAAGCCTCATGCATGACCTCAACCAgttcagagtctcctgcaagaAGCTACTGG AGGCACTCCCAATTGACAAAGTTGATGGCAACTTTGTTCGCACTGTGAAGAACTGCATATTTTCCAAGTCCATTCCAACCCCACTGAAAGGTCCATTAAGGTTGGCAGCAGCGTCTAAG GATGTCATCGAGGGGATCTTAGATTTAGATGCGTCAGTGACTCGGTCAGGTGATTTTCTGCATTATGCGAGTGGTGGCAGACTACTACCGGGGTCTGTGCCACTTGCTCACAGATATGGAGGTCATCAG TTTGGCTACTGGGCAGGCCAGCTGGGTGATGGTCGAGCTCATTTCCTTGGTCAGTATTCAAACAA AAAGGGGGAGGTATGGGAACTCCAGCTTAAAGGATCTGGAAAAACACCATATTCAAG GTCAGGAGATGGTCGTGCTGTAATCCGGTCTTCTGTCAGGGAGTTCCTGTGCAGTGAAGCGATGCATTTCCTGGGTGTTCCCACCAGCAGGGCTGCCAG TCTGATTGTCAGTGAGGAGCCAGTGTTGAGGGATCAGTTCTACAATGGAAATGTGAAAGCAGAGAGAG GAGCTGTTGTTCTGCGATTGGCCAAGTCATGGTTTCGGATTGGATCCTTAGAAATTTTGTCTCAAAGTGGAGAAATAGATCTTCTGAG AAAGCTGTTGAACTTTGTGATAGACGAACATTTTCCTTTTATAAATCCAGACAACCCAGAAAAATATTTG gtgtttttttccacagttgTAAATGAAACGGCACATCTCATTGCCCAGTGGATGTCAGTCGGTTTTGCACATG GCGTGTGCAACACAGACAACTTCAGTCTTCTTTCTATCACCATCGACTACGGACCCTTTGGCTTTATGGAGTCATACAACCCCA ATTTTATCCCCAACACATCTGATGATGAAGGCAGGTACAGCATTGGAGCTCAGGCAAATATTGGCCTCTTCAATCTAGAGAAACTCTTGGTGGCTCTGATTCCTGTGCTTACACAGACACAACAGAAACA GGCGAAAATTATTCTGAAAGGATATGCTAACATTTACCAAATGAG GGTTCACCAAATATTTAAGGCAAAACTGGGACTTCTTGGTGAAGATGAGGACGATAACGACCTCATTGCTTTCCTGCTTAAG ATGATGGAGGACACAGAGTCTGACTTCACCATGACCTTCAGGGAGCTCAGCGAAGTTTCAGCCATCCAGCTTCTTAACAGGAACTTCACGCAG ATGTGGGCTCTTGATGACCTATCGCACCACAAGCACTTTTCTGATTGGCTTAACAAGTACCTGTTCCGGCTCAGTAG ACAGCAGGATGATAGCGATTTGGACCGTCAACACAGGATGAAAA ATGTAAATCCGAGATATGTGCTGAGGAACTGGATGGCGGAGTCTGCCATAAGGAAAGCTGAGAGGAATGACTTTTCCGAG GTGGAGCTGCTGCACCACATCCTGTCCTCACCCTTTGTTACACAAGAGACTGCAGAGGAGGCAGGCTATGCAGCAAGACCTCCACAGTGGGCTAGGAGGTTAAAGGTCAGCTGTTCGTCATGA
- the pdss1 gene encoding decaprenyl-diphosphate synthase subunit 1 encodes MAGPWWRQCPRLTTGCTATTILENLWHLKGRPVSSSASASLLSRASCISRPETRPPTGAQINMKAGNFLIRHQSRLLLPTLQSCCCRATHSDTKPKDPFTLAQKDLTSLYDDIRKELFVSKVELKSLCEYYFDGKGKAIRPMIVVLMARALNIHSDRAGDLLPGQRAIAMISEMIHTASLVHDDVIDGSDKRRGKRTINEVWGEKKAILAGDFILSAASMALARIGNITVVKVLSQVIEDLVRGEFMQLGSKENENERFKHYLEKTFKKTASLIANSCKAVSILVNSDPEVHEIAYQYGKNVGIAFQLVDDVLDFTSGASQLGKPAAADLKLGLATGPVLFACQQFPELHAMIMRRFASKGDVDRAWQYVLQSNGVQQTNYLAQHYCKEAIRQISRLRPSPERDALIRLTEMVLTRDK; translated from the exons ATGGCGGGGCCGTGGTGGAGGCAATGCCCGAGGTTGACTACGGGCTGCACGGCCACGACTATATTAGAAAATTTGTGGCACTTGAAGGGCAGGCCTGTGTCTTCCTCCGCCTCTGCATCCTTGTTGAGCCGGGCTTCCTGCATCTCCAGGCCGGAAACCAGG CCGCCAACAGGTGCACAGATAAACATGAAAGCAGGAAACTTTCTAATCAG ACACCAGTCACGGTTGCTGCTTCCAACACTACAGTCCTGCTGTTGCAGGGCgacacacagtgacacaaagCCCAAGGACCCCTTCACGTTAGCCCAGAAAGACTTGACGAGTTTATATGACGACATCAGAAAA GAGCTGTTTGTCTCCAAAGTAGAGCTGAAATCTCTCTGTGAATACTATTTCGATGGCAAGGGGAAGGCCATCCGACCAATGATAGTGGTCCTGATGGCTCGCGCCCTTAACATCCACAGCGACAGAGCCGG AGATTTGCTCCCAGGGCAGAGGGCCATCGCTATGATCTCTGAAATGATTCACACTGCCAGCCTGGTGCATGATGATGTCATAGATGGATCGGATAAGCGAAGAGGGAAGAGAACAATTAATGAAGTGTGGGGTGAAAAAAAG GCTATCTTAGCCGGAGATTTCATCCTCTCGGCTGCCTCAATGGCCTTGGCTCGTATCGGTAACATCACAGTGGTAAAAGTTTTATCTCAGGTCATAGAGGACCTGGTGCGAG GTGAATTCATGCAGTTGGGTTCCAAGGAGAACGAGAACGAGCGATTCAAACACTACCTCGAGAAGACCTTCAAGAAGACAGCGAGTCTTATTGCAAACAGTTGTAAAGCA GTTTCCATTCTGGTAAACTCTGATCCTGAAGTGCATGAAATAGCGTACCAGTATGGGAAGAATGTTGGCATTGCATTTCAG TTGGTGGATGATGTTTTGGACTTCACATCTGGAGCCAGTCAGCTGGGGAAGCCCGCAGCGGCCGATTTGAAATTGGGTTTGGCTACTGGTCCGGTCCTGTTTGCTTGTCAGCAG TTTCCTGAGCTTCATGCAATGATCATGAGACGTTTTGCCTCCAAAGGAGACGTAGATCGAGCCTGGCAGTACGTCCTTCAG AGCAATGGTGTGCAGCAGACCAACTACCTGGCCCAGCACTACTGCAAAGAAGCCATCAGGCAGATCAGTAGGCTCAGGCCATCCCCAGAGAGAGACGCCCTCATCAGGCTCACAGAGATGGTGCTAACCAGAGACAAATGA
- the LOC116324988 gene encoding protein adenylyltransferase SelO-like isoform X1, producing MWSTCTALVFALVAASSFTSVYVLEFCQNISPECHSDDNTASNSQSSLHIVKSKWTLNASSLMHDLNQFRVSCKKLLEALPIDKVDGNFVRTVKNCIFSKSIPTPLKGPLRLAAASKDVIEGILDLDASVTRSGDFLHYASGGRLLPGSVPLAHRYGGHQFGYWAGQLGDGRAHFLGQYSNKKGEVWELQLKGSGKTPYSRSGDGRAVIRSSVREFLCSEAMHFLGVPTSRAASLIVSEEPVLRDQFYNGNVKAERGAVVLRLAKSWFRIGSLEILSQSGEIDLLRKLLNFVIDEHFPFINPDNPEKYLVFFSTVVNETAHLIAQWMSVGFAHAVAVFTTGVCNTDNFSLLSITIDYGPFGFMESYNPNFIPNTSDDEGRYSIGAQANIGLFNLEKLLVALIPVLTQTQQKQAKIILKGYANIYQMRVHQIFKAKLGLLGEDEDDNDLIAFLLKMMEDTESDFTMTFRELSEVSAIQLLNRNFTQMWALDDLSHHKHFSDWLNKYLFRLSRQQDDSDLDRQHRMKNVNPRYVLRNWMAESAIRKAERNDFSEVELLHHILSSPFVTQETAEEAGYAARPPQWARRLKVSCSS from the exons ATGTGGAGCACCTGTACAGCACTAGTCTTTGCTCTGGTGGCAGCATCGAGCTTCACATCTGTGTATGTCCTGGAGTTCTGCCAAAATATAAGTCCTGAGTGTCACAGTGATGACAACACCGCATCAAACAGCCAATCGTCATTGCACATTGTGAAGTCCAAGTGGACCTTGAATGCTTCAAGCCTCATGCATGACCTCAACCAgttcagagtctcctgcaagaAGCTACTGG AGGCACTCCCAATTGACAAAGTTGATGGCAACTTTGTTCGCACTGTGAAGAACTGCATATTTTCCAAGTCCATTCCAACCCCACTGAAAGGTCCATTAAGGTTGGCAGCAGCGTCTAAG GATGTCATCGAGGGGATCTTAGATTTAGATGCGTCAGTGACTCGGTCAGGTGATTTTCTGCATTATGCGAGTGGTGGCAGACTACTACCGGGGTCTGTGCCACTTGCTCACAGATATGGAGGTCATCAG TTTGGCTACTGGGCAGGCCAGCTGGGTGATGGTCGAGCTCATTTCCTTGGTCAGTATTCAAACAA AAAGGGGGAGGTATGGGAACTCCAGCTTAAAGGATCTGGAAAAACACCATATTCAAG GTCAGGAGATGGTCGTGCTGTAATCCGGTCTTCTGTCAGGGAGTTCCTGTGCAGTGAAGCGATGCATTTCCTGGGTGTTCCCACCAGCAGGGCTGCCAG TCTGATTGTCAGTGAGGAGCCAGTGTTGAGGGATCAGTTCTACAATGGAAATGTGAAAGCAGAGAGAG GAGCTGTTGTTCTGCGATTGGCCAAGTCATGGTTTCGGATTGGATCCTTAGAAATTTTGTCTCAAAGTGGAGAAATAGATCTTCTGAG AAAGCTGTTGAACTTTGTGATAGACGAACATTTTCCTTTTATAAATCCAGACAACCCAGAAAAATATTTG gtgtttttttccacagttgTAAATGAAACGGCACATCTCATTGCCCAGTGGATGTCAGTCGGTTTTGCACATG CTGTCGCTGTTTTCACCACAGGCGTGTGCAACACAGACAACTTCAGTCTTCTTTCTATCACCATCGACTACGGACCCTTTGGCTTTATGGAGTCATACAACCCCA ATTTTATCCCCAACACATCTGATGATGAAGGCAGGTACAGCATTGGAGCTCAGGCAAATATTGGCCTCTTCAATCTAGAGAAACTCTTGGTGGCTCTGATTCCTGTGCTTACACAGACACAACAGAAACA GGCGAAAATTATTCTGAAAGGATATGCTAACATTTACCAAATGAG GGTTCACCAAATATTTAAGGCAAAACTGGGACTTCTTGGTGAAGATGAGGACGATAACGACCTCATTGCTTTCCTGCTTAAG ATGATGGAGGACACAGAGTCTGACTTCACCATGACCTTCAGGGAGCTCAGCGAAGTTTCAGCCATCCAGCTTCTTAACAGGAACTTCACGCAG ATGTGGGCTCTTGATGACCTATCGCACCACAAGCACTTTTCTGATTGGCTTAACAAGTACCTGTTCCGGCTCAGTAG ACAGCAGGATGATAGCGATTTGGACCGTCAACACAGGATGAAAA ATGTAAATCCGAGATATGTGCTGAGGAACTGGATGGCGGAGTCTGCCATAAGGAAAGCTGAGAGGAATGACTTTTCCGAG GTGGAGCTGCTGCACCACATCCTGTCCTCACCCTTTGTTACACAAGAGACTGCAGAGGAGGCAGGCTATGCAGCAAGACCTCCACAGTGGGCTAGGAGGTTAAAGGTCAGCTGTTCGTCATGA